From a region of the Listeria monocytogenes ATCC 19117 genome:
- the thrS gene encoding threonine--tRNA ligase, which produces MKITFPDGAVKEFEPGVSTADIAASISPGLKKKALAGKLNGELLDLVTPIHEDGAIEIVTPDHEDALGILRHSTAHLMAQALKRLYPDVKFGVGPAIESGFYYDIDTEAVISDESLVEIEKEMQKIVRENVPIEREVVSREEAIKRFKAIGDQYKLELIEAIPEDETVTIYTQGEFFDLCRGVHVPSTGKIQVFKLLSVAGAYWRGDSNNKMLQRIYGTAFFDKNGLKEFIQMQKEAKERDHRKLGKELDLFANSIEVGQGLPLWLPKGATIRRVIERYIVDKEERLGYNHVYTPIMANVELYKTSGHWDHYHEDMFPTMKMDNEELVLRPMNCPHHMMIYKNDIHSYRELPIRIAELGMMHRYEMSGALSGLQRVRGMTLNDAHVFVRPDQIKDEFKRVVELILEVYKDFDIKDYSFRLSYRDPKNTEKYFDDDAMWEKAQAMLKSAMDEMEMDYFEAEGEAAFYGPKLDVQVKTAIGKEETLSTVQLDFLLPERFDLTYIGEDGEKHRPVVIHRGVVSTMERFVAYLIEEYKGAFPTWLAPVQMELIPVNADAHLDYAKGVQDKLQRAGLRAEVDDRNEKLGYKIREAQTKKIPYALVLGDQEVEAGSVNVRRYGSKDSETMDLDAFIAQVVAEVSKY; this is translated from the coding sequence ATGAAAATCACATTTCCAGACGGTGCAGTAAAAGAATTCGAGCCAGGCGTTTCAACAGCAGATATTGCTGCTTCTATCAGCCCAGGGCTAAAAAAGAAAGCACTCGCAGGTAAATTAAACGGGGAGTTACTTGATTTAGTAACACCAATCCACGAAGACGGAGCAATCGAAATCGTAACACCAGACCATGAAGATGCGCTTGGTATTTTGCGTCACAGTACAGCTCATTTAATGGCTCAAGCATTGAAACGCCTTTATCCAGATGTGAAATTTGGTGTTGGCCCAGCGATTGAATCTGGTTTCTATTATGATATTGATACAGAGGCAGTTATTAGCGATGAATCTCTTGTTGAAATTGAAAAAGAAATGCAAAAAATTGTGCGTGAAAATGTTCCAATTGAGCGCGAAGTTGTTTCTCGCGAAGAAGCAATTAAACGTTTCAAAGCAATTGGAGATCAATATAAATTAGAACTTATCGAAGCAATCCCAGAAGATGAAACAGTGACAATTTATACACAAGGTGAATTTTTCGACCTTTGTCGCGGAGTCCATGTTCCTTCTACTGGTAAAATTCAAGTGTTCAAACTACTTAGCGTGGCTGGTGCATACTGGCGTGGCGATAGTAACAACAAAATGCTACAACGCATTTATGGCACAGCTTTCTTCGATAAAAATGGCTTAAAAGAATTTATCCAAATGCAAAAAGAAGCGAAAGAACGTGATCATCGTAAACTAGGTAAAGAACTAGATTTATTTGCAAATAGTATTGAAGTTGGTCAAGGTTTACCACTTTGGTTGCCAAAAGGTGCGACTATCCGACGCGTTATCGAACGATACATTGTGGATAAAGAAGAACGCCTTGGTTACAATCACGTTTACACTCCGATTATGGCTAATGTTGAGCTTTATAAAACAAGCGGCCACTGGGATCATTACCATGAAGACATGTTCCCAACAATGAAAATGGACAACGAAGAACTAGTTTTACGTCCAATGAACTGCCCGCATCACATGATGATTTATAAAAATGATATCCATAGTTACCGTGAACTACCAATCCGTATTGCCGAGCTTGGTATGATGCACCGTTATGAAATGAGTGGGGCGCTTTCAGGACTTCAACGTGTTCGTGGAATGACTTTAAATGATGCACACGTATTTGTTCGCCCTGACCAAATCAAAGATGAGTTCAAACGGGTTGTAGAGCTAATTTTAGAAGTATATAAAGACTTTGATATTAAAGATTACTCCTTCCGCCTAAGCTACCGTGATCCGAAAAATACTGAAAAATATTTTGACGATGATGCTATGTGGGAAAAAGCGCAAGCCATGCTTAAATCCGCCATGGACGAAATGGAAATGGATTACTTTGAAGCAGAAGGTGAAGCTGCATTTTACGGTCCAAAACTAGATGTTCAAGTGAAAACTGCAATAGGAAAAGAAGAAACACTTTCCACTGTACAACTTGACTTCTTACTTCCAGAACGCTTTGACTTAACTTACATTGGCGAAGATGGCGAAAAACATCGTCCAGTTGTCATTCACCGTGGAGTTGTATCGACAATGGAACGTTTTGTCGCATATCTAATCGAAGAATACAAAGGTGCTTTCCCAACTTGGTTAGCTCCAGTACAAATGGAACTTATTCCAGTTAATGCAGATGCACATTTAGATTATGCAAAAGGTGTACAAGATAAATTACAACGCGCTGGACTTCGTGCTGAAGTGGATGATCGTAATGAAAAATTAGGATATAAAATCCGTGAAGCACAAACAAAGAAAATTCCTTATGCCTTAGTATTAGGTGACCAAGAAGTAGAGGCTGGTTCTGTTAACGTTCGTCGTTACGGCTCTAAAGACTCTGAAACAATGGATTTAGATGCATTTATCGCACAAGTTGTTGCTGAAGTAAGCAAATATTAA